In Verrucomicrobiota bacterium, one DNA window encodes the following:
- a CDS encoding response regulator, with amino-acid sequence MSTTAQPANPPVEILVVEDSPTQAQRLQHILEQQGYHVTATTNGRQALAAAQRHKPTLIISDVVMPEMDGYELCRRVKSDASLGGTPVILVTTLSDPQDVIRGLECLADNFILKPYDEHHLLSRVQFVLVNRDLRQAEQAGMGVEIYFNGHKHFITADRLQILNLLLSTYEAAIHRNKELSVARDDLHKLNAKLEAANQELDAFASSVAHDLHAPARHVAAYARILLEECSAGMNPTAQEHLLTIAKAGERMGRLITDLLAFARLSRAELLRTPVNLGALVAQVRRELKPEMKDRTITWKISELPTVEADESMLKQVFFNLLSNAIKYTRTKPSAEIEIGSQDTTAGEQVFLVRDNGVGFDMEYAPKLFGVFQRLHPASEFEGTGLGLSIVQRIVQRHGGRAWAEGKVGEGATFYFTLPTKESNHEN; translated from the coding sequence ATGAGCACCACCGCCCAACCCGCCAACCCGCCAGTCGAAATCCTGGTCGTCGAAGACAGCCCGACGCAGGCCCAACGGCTCCAACACATCCTTGAACAGCAAGGCTACCACGTCACTGCCACGACCAACGGCCGGCAAGCGTTGGCAGCGGCGCAGCGTCACAAGCCCACGCTCATCATCAGCGACGTGGTCATGCCCGAAATGGACGGCTATGAATTGTGCCGCCGCGTCAAATCAGATGCCAGCCTGGGCGGGACTCCGGTCATCCTAGTCACAACTTTATCCGATCCACAGGACGTGATTCGCGGGCTGGAGTGCCTCGCGGACAACTTCATCCTTAAACCCTATGACGAACATCACCTGTTGAGCCGCGTGCAGTTCGTGCTCGTCAATCGCGATTTGCGCCAGGCGGAACAGGCAGGGATGGGGGTGGAAATCTACTTCAACGGCCACAAACACTTCATCACCGCCGACCGTCTGCAAATTCTCAATCTCCTGCTGTCCACCTACGAGGCCGCCATCCACCGGAACAAGGAGTTGAGCGTCGCCCGAGACGATCTTCACAAACTCAACGCCAAACTCGAAGCGGCCAACCAGGAACTGGACGCCTTCGCCAGCTCGGTGGCCCACGACCTTCACGCGCCCGCGCGCCACGTGGCCGCCTATGCGCGCATTCTCCTCGAGGAATGTTCCGCCGGAATGAATCCCACGGCTCAGGAACATCTCCTCACGATTGCCAAAGCCGGTGAGCGCATGGGTCGGTTGATTACAGATCTGCTGGCCTTTGCCCGGCTGTCCCGCGCAGAATTGCTCCGAACCCCGGTCAACCTCGGCGCGCTCGTCGCTCAAGTGCGACGCGAATTGAAACCGGAAATGAAGGACCGCACGATCACCTGGAAAATTTCTGAATTGCCCACCGTTGAGGCCGATGAATCAATGCTCAAACAGGTATTCTTCAATCTGCTCTCCAATGCCATCAAGTACACCCGGACAAAGCCATCGGCAGAAATCGAAATCGGCAGTCAGGACACGACAGCGGGTGAGCAGGTCTTCCTGGTCCGCGATAATGGAGTGGGATTCGATATGGAATATGCGCCCAAACTTTTTGGCGTGTTCCAGCGGTTGCACCCCGCCAGCGAATTCGAAGGCACCGGGCTGGGGCTGTCCATTGTGCAGCGCATTGTCCAACGCCACGGCGGACGCGCCTGGGCCGAAGGCAAAGTGGGTGAAGGCGCGACCTTTTATTTCACTCTGCCAACCAAAGAATCGAACCATGAAAACTAA
- a CDS encoding PAS domain S-box protein — MKTKLFDSTVIETTEQALDFIGNILESSTEYSIIGKDLEGKILLWNEGARRLYGYEPEEMVGKANSQILHTAEDVNAGKPQQMLDAAMQNGHWEGNIKRVRKNREQFNARVVVTPRRDAAGKPIGFLLMSKDVTNELAFTEELRRAKLFDSAIVGNAQEAVDFITNILESSTEYSVIGKDLDGKILLWNEGARRLYGYEPEEVVGKANSSILHVPEDVKAGRHTDIVQAALRDGKWEGTLLRVRKRGDRFTARVVITPRRDSKGKPIGFLLISKDISDEIRLTEELRATQYYARSLIEASLDPLVTISPEGKITDVNEASVQATGLSREKLIGTDFSDYFTEPEKAREGYQQVFSLGFVRDYPLAIRHSSGRVTDVLYNASVYKDEKGNVLGVFAAARDVTERKQAEAKQRAAAAYARSLIEASVDPLVTISPDGKITDVNRATELATGIPRQRLTGTDFSDYFTEPDKAREGYQQVFSQGFVKDYPLAIRHSSGRITDVLYNASVYKDDQGQVLGVFAAARDVTERKMAEELQRASSAYARSLIEASLDPLVTISAQGKITDVNEASVEATGVPREQLIGTDFSDYFTAPDKARAGYQKVFSEGFVRDYPLAIRHTTGRIMDVLYNASVYKDDKGKVLGVFAAARDVTVQKQASQYARSLIEASLDPLVTISPKGKITDVNEASVQATGVGREQLIGRDFSDYFTEPEKARAGYQKVFSEGFVRDYPLAIRHVTGRITDVLYNASVYKDDKGRVLGVFAAARDVTERKRFEQSLQEANRMKSEFLANMSHELRTPLNGIIGFSEFLIDEKPGKLVPKQKEYLKDILNSGRHLLQLINDVLDLSKVEAGKMELHPETFSVGKAIEEVCSVVAPMAQKKNLVIRREVDRAVDEVTLDQQKFKQVLFNLLSNAVKFTDEGGSVDILASPHDGARLRLQVRDTGIGIKAGDLGKLFVEFQQLDAGVARRYQGTGLGLVLTKKIVEFQQGAISVESEVGKGSAFTVVLPRVSEKVTA, encoded by the coding sequence ATGAAAACTAAACTGTTCGACAGCACCGTCATTGAGACCACGGAGCAGGCGCTCGACTTCATCGGCAACATCCTCGAATCCTCCACCGAGTATTCGATCATCGGCAAGGACCTCGAAGGGAAAATTCTGTTGTGGAACGAGGGCGCGCGCCGCCTTTACGGCTACGAACCGGAGGAGATGGTCGGCAAGGCCAACTCGCAAATCCTGCACACGGCCGAGGACGTGAACGCGGGCAAGCCGCAGCAGATGCTCGACGCCGCGATGCAAAACGGCCATTGGGAGGGCAACATCAAGCGCGTCCGCAAGAACCGCGAGCAGTTCAATGCCCGCGTCGTCGTGACACCGCGGCGCGACGCCGCCGGCAAGCCCATCGGCTTCCTGCTCATGTCCAAGGACGTGACGAACGAGCTGGCGTTCACCGAGGAGCTGCGGCGGGCCAAGCTGTTCGACAGCGCCATCGTCGGCAACGCGCAGGAGGCGGTGGACTTCATCACGAACATCCTCGAATCGTCCACGGAGTATTCCGTCATCGGCAAGGACCTCGACGGGAAAATTCTGTTGTGGAACGAAGGCGCGCGCCGGCTTTACGGCTACGAGCCGGAGGAAGTCGTCGGCAAGGCCAACTCCTCCATCCTGCACGTGCCGGAGGACGTGAAGGCGGGCCGGCACACGGACATTGTCCAGGCCGCGCTGCGCGACGGCAAGTGGGAGGGGACGCTGCTGCGCGTGCGCAAGCGCGGCGATCGCTTCACCGCGCGTGTGGTCATCACGCCGCGCCGCGACAGCAAGGGCAAACCCATCGGCTTCCTGCTCATCTCCAAGGACATCTCGGACGAAATCCGTCTCACCGAGGAACTCCGGGCCACTCAGTATTACGCGCGCAGTTTGATTGAAGCCTCGCTCGACCCGCTTGTCACCATCAGTCCCGAAGGCAAGATTACCGACGTGAACGAGGCGTCGGTCCAGGCCACTGGCCTGTCGCGCGAGAAGCTGATCGGCACGGACTTTTCGGATTACTTCACCGAGCCGGAGAAGGCTCGCGAAGGTTATCAGCAGGTGTTCTCGCTCGGCTTCGTCCGCGATTATCCGCTGGCGATCCGCCATTCGTCAGGCCGCGTCACCGACGTGCTCTACAACGCCAGTGTTTACAAGGACGAAAAGGGCAATGTGCTCGGCGTCTTCGCCGCCGCGCGCGACGTGACCGAGCGCAAGCAAGCCGAAGCCAAACAACGCGCCGCCGCCGCCTACGCGCGCAGCTTGATCGAAGCGTCCGTGGACCCGCTGGTCACCATCAGCCCCGACGGCAAGATCACCGACGTGAACCGGGCGACGGAGCTGGCCACGGGAATTCCGCGCCAGCGGCTGACGGGCACGGACTTTTCGGATTACTTCACCGAGCCGGACAAGGCGCGGGAAGGTTATCAGCAGGTGTTCTCGCAGGGTTTCGTGAAGGACTACCCGCTGGCCATCCGCCATTCCTCGGGCCGCATCACCGACGTGCTTTACAACGCCAGCGTCTATAAGGACGACCAGGGCCAGGTGCTCGGGGTGTTCGCCGCCGCGCGCGACGTGACGGAGCGCAAGATGGCCGAGGAATTGCAACGCGCCTCCTCGGCCTACGCGCGGTCGCTTATTGAAGCCTCGCTCGACCCGCTCGTCACCATCAGCGCGCAGGGCAAAATCACGGACGTGAACGAAGCCTCGGTCGAGGCCACCGGCGTGCCGCGCGAGCAACTCATCGGCACGGACTTCTCGGATTACTTCACCGCGCCGGACAAGGCGCGCGCCGGTTATCAGAAGGTGTTCTCCGAGGGCTTCGTGCGCGATTACCCACTCGCCATCCGCCACACGACGGGCCGGATCATGGACGTGCTTTACAACGCCAGCGTCTATAAGGACGACAAAGGCAAGGTGCTCGGGGTGTTCGCCGCCGCCCGTGACGTGACGGTGCAGAAGCAGGCCTCGCAATACGCCCGCTCGCTCATCGAAGCCTCGCTGGACCCACTCGTCACCATCAGTCCGAAAGGCAAGATCACCGACGTGAACGAAGCCTCCGTGCAGGCAACCGGCGTCGGGCGCGAACAGCTCATCGGGCGCGACTTCTCGGACTACTTCACCGAGCCGGAGAAGGCGCGCGCCGGTTATCAGAAGGTGTTCTCCGAAGGCTTCGTGCGCGACTATCCGCTGGCCATCCGGCACGTGACCGGCCGCATCACGGATGTGCTCTACAACGCCTCGGTCTATAAGGACGACAAAGGCAGGGTGCTCGGGGTCTTTGCCGCCGCCCGCGACGTGACCGAGCGCAAGCGCTTCGAGCAATCGCTTCAGGAGGCCAACCGGATGAAGAGCGAGTTCCTCGCCAACATGTCGCACGAGTTGCGCACCCCGCTCAACGGCATCATCGGCTTCTCCGAATTCCTCATTGACGAAAAGCCGGGCAAGCTGGTCCCGAAACAGAAGGAGTATCTGAAGGACATCCTCAACAGTGGCCGCCATCTCTTGCAGCTCATCAACGACGTGCTCGACCTCTCGAAAGTCGAGGCGGGCAAGATGGAACTGCATCCCGAAACCTTCTCGGTCGGCAAGGCCATCGAGGAGGTGTGCTCGGTCGTGGCGCCGATGGCGCAAAAGAAAAACCTCGTCATCCGCCGCGAGGTGGACCGCGCGGTGGACGAGGTGACGCTGGACCAGCAGAAGTTCAAACAGGTACTGTTCAACCTGCTCTCCAACGCGGTGAAGTTCACCGATGAAGGCGGCTCAGTGGACATTCTGGCCAGCCCGCACGACGGGGCGCGGCTCCGCCTGCAAGTGCGGGACACCGGCATTGGCATCAAGGCCGGGGACCTGGGCAAGCTCTTCGTCGAGTTCCAGCAACTCGATGCCGGCGTGGCGCGGCGCTACCAGGGCACGGGCCTGGGTTTGGTGCTCACCAAGAAAATCGTCGAGTTCCAGCAAGGTGCCATCAGCGTTGAGAGCGAAGTCGGCAAAGGCAGCGCGTTTACCGTGGTGCTGCCGCGCGTGAGCGAGAAGGTGACCGCATGA
- the cheB gene encoding chemotaxis-specific protein-glutamate methyltransferase CheB codes for MTNRKINVLVADDSPVSRMLLVHLLESDPQIQVVGAVNDGQAALDFVNGNKPDVIVMDIHMPRLDGFEATRRIMETQPVPIIICTATTDPKEVATTFRLLEAGAVACVAKPVARAHAEFEQLVTDLLQTVKLMSEVKVVRRWPRSRPASWPAPPAAEGKCAPAGVTLIGIGASTGGPPVLQTILSSLPKDFPAAILIVQHIAHGFLPGLVEWLNQTTGLQVHVASHGTCPLPGHAYLAPDDFHMGISANGRILLTREEPENGLRPAVSYMFRSLAEVCGRNALGVLLSGMGQDGAVELKLMKDQGAITIAQDRQSSVVHGMPGEAIELGGATHVLAADNIAATLISVVNRRHTSEAITP; via the coding sequence ATGACCAACCGCAAGATCAACGTGCTCGTGGCAGATGATTCGCCGGTGTCACGGATGCTGCTCGTTCACCTCCTGGAATCCGATCCGCAAATCCAGGTCGTCGGCGCGGTCAACGACGGCCAGGCCGCGCTGGATTTCGTTAATGGGAACAAACCTGACGTCATCGTCATGGACATTCACATGCCGCGCCTCGACGGGTTCGAGGCGACGCGACGCATCATGGAGACGCAACCCGTCCCGATCATCATTTGCACCGCCACCACGGACCCCAAGGAAGTTGCCACCACCTTCCGTTTGCTGGAAGCCGGCGCCGTGGCCTGTGTGGCCAAGCCGGTCGCGCGCGCGCACGCCGAATTTGAACAACTGGTGACCGACCTCCTGCAAACGGTCAAGCTGATGTCCGAAGTCAAAGTGGTGCGCCGCTGGCCCCGGTCGCGCCCGGCTTCCTGGCCCGCGCCCCCGGCCGCCGAAGGGAAGTGCGCGCCCGCCGGGGTCACACTCATCGGCATCGGCGCCTCCACCGGCGGTCCGCCGGTTTTGCAAACCATCCTCTCGAGCCTGCCGAAAGATTTTCCCGCGGCCATCCTCATCGTGCAGCACATCGCGCATGGATTTCTGCCCGGCCTGGTTGAGTGGCTGAACCAGACCACCGGCTTGCAGGTTCACGTTGCTTCACACGGAACTTGCCCGTTGCCCGGCCACGCCTATCTGGCGCCGGATGATTTTCACATGGGCATCAGCGCCAACGGTCGCATTCTGTTGACGCGGGAAGAGCCTGAGAATGGTTTGCGGCCCGCCGTCTCGTATATGTTCCGCTCGCTGGCGGAAGTGTGCGGACGCAATGCGCTGGGCGTGCTGCTCAGCGGCATGGGCCAGGACGGCGCAGTGGAACTGAAGTTGATGAAAGACCAAGGCGCCATTACCATCGCTCAGGATCGCCAAAGCTCCGTCGTGCATGGCATGCCCGGCGAAGCCATCGAACTGGGTGGCGCCACGCACGTGCTGGCCGCCGACAACATCGCCGCCACCCTCATCTCCGTGGTCAACCGCCGACACACCTCCGAAGCAATTACACCATGA
- a CDS encoding response regulator — protein sequence MSIQEDQFLKSLRATFKVEADEHLQAMAAGLLALEKTLVPDEQRGLIETVFRAAHSLKGAARAVNFTEVESICQSLEDVFAAWKRGENKPSPPALDKVHRSLDAVTRILAAPAAQRSADTQPPLSSRPVEKSAPSLSASESVALEKPDAGETVRIAVAKLDTQLLEAEEMLAAKLTTGQRASDLRELVDRLEEWKKEWATVQPEVRTLRQTFERPASARAATPPSGLTKLVEFLDWNHDHLRSLENKVTALRRTAESDHLVVGKLVDDLLEDSKKLLMLPFATLGALFPKLVRDLCRDQSKEADLVIRGEEVEIDKRILEEMKDPFIHLLRNCVDHGIETPEQRIKLGKPPRATITLAVSPGNGNKVEFLVSDDGAGIEVAKVKESAVKHGFISPEEGSRLGESEAQALIFQADVSTSPIITQLSGRGLGLAIVREKTEKLGGRVSVESRRHGGTTIRITLPVALATFRGILVEVAERLFIVPVAQVERVARFKAEDVQTVEGRETLSLNGRAVALACLAGALELPPTQRNGDPLDATPVVILGVGDQRVVFAVDAVLDEQEVLVKRFGKPLSRVRNITGATVLGSGRIAPILNVADLLKSARETGGAAARVAAGTKPTAAQAKAILVVEDSITSRMLLKGILESAGYQVKTAVDGLEAFTTLRAERFDLVVSDVEMPRLNGFDLTAKIRADKKLAELPVVLVTALETREDRERGIDAGANAYLVKSSFDQSNLLEAVRRLV from the coding sequence ATGAGCATCCAGGAAGACCAATTCCTCAAATCACTGCGGGCGACGTTCAAAGTCGAGGCCGACGAGCATTTGCAGGCGATGGCCGCCGGCTTGCTGGCATTGGAGAAAACGCTTGTGCCCGACGAACAACGCGGCCTCATCGAGACCGTGTTCCGCGCCGCGCACAGCCTCAAGGGCGCGGCGCGCGCGGTGAACTTCACCGAGGTTGAGTCAATTTGCCAGTCTCTGGAAGATGTCTTCGCCGCTTGGAAACGAGGGGAAAACAAACCCTCGCCGCCGGCGCTGGACAAGGTGCATCGCTCGCTGGACGCTGTGACCAGAATTCTTGCCGCCCCCGCAGCCCAACGATCTGCGGACACACAGCCTCCTTTGTCATCGCGCCCAGTGGAAAAATCCGCGCCGTCGTTGTCCGCCAGCGAATCAGTCGCTCTGGAGAAACCTGACGCCGGAGAGACCGTGCGCATCGCCGTTGCCAAACTGGATACGCAACTATTGGAAGCGGAAGAAATGCTTGCGGCGAAATTGACCACTGGCCAGCGGGCATCCGACTTGCGTGAGTTGGTGGATCGGTTGGAGGAGTGGAAGAAAGAGTGGGCGACAGTTCAGCCGGAAGTGCGCACGCTCCGCCAGACATTCGAGCGGCCCGCGTCGGCCCGCGCAGCCACACCGCCATCAGGTTTGACCAAGCTGGTTGAGTTCCTCGATTGGAATCACGATCACCTCCGGTCACTTGAAAACAAAGTCACGGCGCTCAGGCGGACGGCAGAATCGGATCACTTGGTCGTTGGCAAACTGGTGGACGATCTGCTGGAAGATTCCAAGAAACTGCTCATGCTGCCGTTTGCCACGCTGGGCGCGCTCTTCCCGAAATTGGTGCGCGACCTTTGCCGCGATCAGAGCAAGGAGGCTGACTTGGTGATCCGTGGCGAGGAAGTCGAGATTGACAAGCGCATTTTGGAGGAGATGAAAGACCCGTTCATTCATCTCCTGCGCAACTGCGTGGATCACGGCATCGAGACGCCCGAACAGCGCATCAAGCTGGGCAAACCTCCGCGCGCCACCATCACCCTCGCCGTGTCGCCGGGGAACGGCAACAAGGTGGAGTTCCTCGTGTCCGACGACGGCGCGGGCATCGAAGTTGCAAAGGTTAAAGAGTCCGCTGTCAAACACGGTTTCATTTCACCGGAGGAAGGGAGCCGACTCGGCGAATCCGAAGCGCAGGCGTTGATCTTTCAGGCCGATGTGTCAACCAGCCCGATCATCACGCAATTGTCCGGTCGCGGGCTGGGTCTGGCAATTGTGCGGGAGAAGACCGAAAAGCTCGGCGGTCGCGTTTCCGTTGAGAGCCGTCGCCACGGAGGAACAACCATTCGAATCACCCTGCCGGTGGCCCTGGCGACGTTTCGGGGAATCCTCGTCGAGGTGGCCGAGCGGCTGTTTATCGTGCCGGTCGCCCAGGTGGAGCGTGTGGCGCGTTTCAAGGCGGAGGACGTTCAAACCGTCGAAGGTCGCGAAACCCTCTCACTGAACGGACGCGCCGTGGCGCTCGCCTGTCTGGCCGGAGCGCTGGAACTGCCGCCGACGCAACGCAACGGCGATCCACTCGACGCCACTCCGGTCGTCATTCTCGGCGTGGGCGACCAGCGCGTGGTTTTCGCGGTGGATGCCGTGCTCGACGAACAGGAAGTGCTGGTCAAGCGGTTCGGCAAACCGTTGTCGCGCGTGCGCAACATCACCGGCGCGACCGTGCTCGGCTCTGGCCGGATCGCACCGATTCTCAACGTCGCCGACTTGCTCAAGTCGGCTCGGGAGACCGGCGGCGCGGCCGCACGCGTCGCAGCGGGAACCAAGCCGACGGCAGCACAGGCCAAGGCAATTCTCGTGGTCGAAGATTCAATCACGTCCCGCATGTTGTTGAAAGGCATCCTCGAATCCGCAGGCTACCAGGTGAAAACAGCGGTGGACGGATTGGAAGCGTTCACCACGCTGCGCGCGGAACGTTTCGATCTGGTCGTCTCCGACGTGGAAATGCCGCGCCTGAATGGATTCGACCTGACGGCAAAGATTCGCGCGGACAAAAAGCTGGCGGAATTGCCGGTGGTGCTGGTGACCGCGCTGGAAACTCGCGAGGATCGGGAACGCGGTATTGACGCCGGCGCCAACGCCTACCTCGTAAAAAGCAGCTTCGATCAAAGCAATCTGCTTGAGGCCGTCCGCCGGCTGGTTTGA